In Populus nigra chromosome 1, ddPopNigr1.1, whole genome shotgun sequence, one genomic interval encodes:
- the LOC133682736 gene encoding probable inactive receptor kinase At4g23740 has translation MEAKHILCLILLVEFVFFQVNSDPVEDKQALLDFVNNLPHSRSLNWNESSPVCNNWTGVICSGDGTRVIAVRLPGVGFHGPIPPNTLSRLSALQILSLRSNGISGEFPFDISNLKNLSFLYLQYNNLSGSLPVDFSLWPNLTIVNLSNNRFNGSIPYSLSNLSHLAALNLANNSLSGEVPDFNLPNLHQISLSNNNLSGSVPRSLRRFPNSVFSGNNIPFETFPPHASPVVTPSDTPYPRSRNKRGLGEKTLLGIIVASCVLGLLAFVFFIAVCCSRKKGEAQFPGKLLKGGMSPEKVVSRSQDANNRLTFFEGCNYAFDLEDLLRASAEVLGKGTFGMAYKAILEDATTVVVKRLKEVSVGKRDFEQQMEVVGSIRQENVVELKAYYYSKDEKLMVYDYYNQGSISSMLHGKRGGERVPLDWDTRMRIAVGAARGIACIHAENGGKFVHGNIKSSNIFLNSQQYGCVSDLGLATITSPLAPPIARAAGYRAPEVADTRKAAQPSDVYSFGVVLLELLTGKSPIHTTGGDEIIHLVRWVHSVVREEWTAEVFDVELMRYPNIEEEMVEMLQIAMSCVARMPDKRPKMTDVVRMIENVRQMDTENHQSPQNRSESSTPPPLVIERES, from the exons ATGGAAGCTAAGCACATTTTGTGTCTCATTTTACTGGTggagtttgttttctttcaagtaAATTCAGACCCAGTTGAGGATAAGCAGGCATTGCTTGATTTtgtgaacaatttgccacattcTCGGTCTTTGAACTGGAATGAGAGCTCTCCTGTTTGCAATAACTGGACTGGAGTCATTTGCAGTGGAGATGGGACTCGTGTGATTGCTGTCAGATTGCCTGGTGTTGGATTTCATGGCCCAATTCCACCAAACACTCTTAGTCGTCTCTCAGCATTGCAGATTTTGAGCCTTAGATCCAATGGTATTAGTGGGGAGTTTCCTTTCGATATCTCTAATTTAAAGAACTtgtcttttctttatcttcaatataataatttatctgGGTCACTGCCAGTTGATTTCTCACTTTGGCCTAATCTTACAATTGTTAATCTGTCCAATAATCGGTTTAATGGTAGTATTCCATATTCGTTATCGAACCTGAGTCACCTTGCTGCTTTGAATCTCGCAAACAATTCGCTTTCCGGTGAAGTCCCTGATTTTAATTTGCCAAATCTGCATCAGATAAGCTTGTCTAATAATAATCTTAGTGGGAGTGTACCAAGGTCACTTAGAAGATTCCCTAATTCAGTGTTTTCTGGTAACAATATTCCATTTGAAACTTTTCCTCCTCATGCTTCGCCGGTTGTTACTCCATCTGACACACCTTATCCAAGATCTAGGAATAAGAGGGGACTTGGTGAAAAAACTTTGCTAGGGATTATAGTTGCTTCTTGTGTTTTGGGGCTTTTagcatttgttttcttcataGCTGTTTGTTGCTCGAGAAAGAAGGGCGAGGCTCAGTTTCCAGGGAAGTTGCTTAAAGGAGGAATGTCACCGGAGAAAGTGGTGTCAAGGAGTCAGGATGCTAATAATAGATTGACTTTCTTTGAGGGGTGTAACTATGCATTTGATTTGGAGGATTTGTTGAGGGCTTCTGCTGAGGTATTGGGAAAGGGTACATTTGGTATGGCTTACAAGGCGATTCTGGAGGATGCAACCACGGTGGTCGTGAAGAGGTTGAAGGAAGTGAGTGTTGGCAAGAGGGACTTCGAGCAGCAGATGGAGGTTGTTGGAAGCATTCGGCAGGAGAATGTGGTTGAACTGAAAGCTTATTACTATTCCAAAGATGAGAAGCTGATGGTGTATGATTATTACAATCAGGGGAGCATTTCTTCCATGCTACACG GAAAAAGAGGTGGTGAGCGAGTCCCACTTGATTGGGACACCAGAATGAGAATTGCTGTAGGTGCAGCAAGAGGCATTGCCTGTATCCATGCAGAGAATGGCGGGAAATTTGTCCATGGAAACATCAAATCCTCAAACATCTTTCTTAATTCTCAGCAGTATGGATGTGTATCTGATCTTGGTTTAGCGACTATAACAAGCCCATTAGCCCCACCTATTGCTCGCGCTGCTGGTTATCGTGCCCCTGAAGTAGCAGACACCCGGAAAGCTGCGCAGCCTTCTGATGTCTACAGCTTTGGAGTGGTGTTATTGGAGCTTCTTACTGGGAAGTCCCCAATTCATACCACGGGTGGTGATGAGATTATCCACTTAGTCAGGTGGGTTCATTCTGTTGTTAGAGAGGAGTGGACAGCTGAAGTGTTTGACGTTGAGCTGATGAGGTATCCTAATATCGAAGAAGAGATGGTGGAGATGTTGCAGATAGCAATGTCCTGCGTGGCGAGGATGCCAGATAAAAGACCTAAAATGACGGATGTGGTGAGAATGATAGAGAATGTCCGACAGATGGACACTGAGAATCACCAATCTCCTCAAAACAGATCTGAAAGTTCTACACCACCACCTCTGGTGATTGAAAGAGAATCCTGA